The DNA segment TTCAACCCAGGCAGAGTCAGCGCTGAGTTTTAATTTATCCTTGAATTGTAGTAAGAAGGTAGGGCCATAGGTATATTTAATATTTGACTTCCTATATTTGACATCTGGTCTTTCGACGTCTGCCGGATAGGGGAAATCGTATATATTGGAAATTGGTTTAGCTTTTCCTAAAGTTTCAAGTAGTTGGGAAATAGTAGGAATGTCAATAGCGGATATGTGAGAAGTCGTTCCTTTCACCGCGTCCTCTTCCGTCACAAATTCGGGATTTACTGTGTCGTCGTCAAGTGGGTCGGTTTTATTTACAGTTTCGCCGACATCCACATCAGAGATATCATCATTGTTATCCTCAACAAGTTCAGTAATATCTTGGGAACTGCTCTCGTTTTCTGGTTCATTAAAAGTGACAGTTTTAGTTGTGATCCCAGTTCCATTCAATTGAGCCGGAACATCGCTTACGTCTGATGTCTCATCAGTGACAGGTACGTCAGCCCCTTCAATTGGTTTCGAGGCTTCTTTAGTAGCCTCTGGTTGGACGACTGGGTTGGATTTAGTTGCGCCAGTACTGACATGCTTCACCGTTTCTGTATTCTGCTCAATTTCAGGCGCTAAaccattcttctttctttccatCGCAGCTTTCCGCAACCTAACTTGTTCCAAAAATAACCTCTTTGTATTTTCAGCTTCAGAAGCAGATTTCTCATTGGTTGCTTCAGTCAATGTATCGTTTGGTGACTGTTTGGCAACCACAGCAGGGGAATCctccttttcaaaaggagTTCCTGACTTAGACTTCGAATCTACTTCATCATTCTTCTCGTCATTCTTCAAGGctctcttttcttcgtGGAACTTTTTCAGATTCAAACGTTCACCAGTCTTTGTAGTTATTTCTATTTTCGTAATTTTGGGTGTAGAAGAATGTTCCGTGCTGGTATTGAGTGGTTGATGTGTATATGGCGGAGAAGCAACAGGAACCATCTGTTGAGGTATATAGTACATCTGAGGGGCATAATAATTAGCTGGCCACTGCATGCCTGGCATCATGGCCGGGTTGTAGTCGTTGTTATTCAATCTGTAGGCATTATTGTATCTGTTGTTGTAGTATTGGGAGCTTCCTTGACTGTTGTTGCGACTGTTGTATTTGCTTTGTCCGTACCTGCCACCTTTTGATTGATACTGCTTGGTATGGTGAGCTTCTTTCGCTCCGTAGTAGTTTTCGTTATAATGATTATTTGGTTGATTGTTGTTGGATAGAGAATATCCGTTATCCTGTGAAGGAGGCTTCTTGTAACCATTGGTTTGATGCGGGTGCGTAGGCGGTGAGTCTGTTTGGTCAGTCATAGTTCCTGGGATTAATCTATGGTTTTATggaatgatttttttctttcaggAACTGCAAAAACAACCTAAAAATATGAACTCAGTGTAGATAAAGTGTGTCTTCTTGTCAATATTCAAAGAGACACCTTTACAGAAGCTGGACAGTTAAGGCGACTAGGCTAAGTAGTTATTTGCTTTGTTTACCCTTTGATCAAAAGCTGctgtaaattttttttttttcagtccTTTTTTAAAGCAGGTACCCactatttttcaaaaaggaacGCCCCCCCACTAGTAGTAGAGTAAGAAAGGAGAAAAGCAGCGATGACCCTCtccatttgaaaagataaaTAATGAGTGCAGCCATGGATGTTCGGCACGAAAAATACTGCTCTCTAATTGATGTTGAACTATAAtgttatatatacatatacgTAGTAACATATACAATGAGTCAAGTGAAAAAAGACAGATCACTTGAACAACTTTGCGACGGAAATTGCTGTTTCTTGGTTCTTGTTCATGACCTTACCGACGGCCAATTCGAAATCTTCTTGAGTGACatgtattcttctttccctAAGAGCATACATACCAGCTTCTGTACACACACCTTTCACATCGGCCCCAGAACAACCGTTCATCTTTTCGGCAACCTTTCTTAAGTTGATGCCACGGGTCAGATTCATTTTTCTAGAGTGGATCCTTAAAATTTCGGCTCTGGCTGCAACACTTGGGGGTGGGAACTCAATTTTTCTGTCTATTCTGCCAGGTCTTAAGAGTGCCGGATCTAGGATATCAAGTCTATTTGTGGCcataatgattttgatgtttttagAAGTTTCGAACCCATCCAGTTGGTTTAGTAATTCCAACATCGTTCTTTGAACTTCAGAATCACCACCACCAGAACCTTCTACACGTGTAGAACCAATagaatcaatttcatccatGAAGATAATCGAAGGAGCATGCTCTCTAGCCATCACAAACAGTTCACGAACCATACGGGAGCCTTCACCGATATACTTCTGCACCAATTCAGCACCACTAACTCTGATGAACTTACAATCAGTGTGATGTGCGACGGCTCTTGCTAATAAGGTTTTCCCTGTACCGGGCGGGCCATATAAGATGACACCCTTTGGCTGAGCAATACCCAGACTTTCGAACAGTTCTGGATGTTTCACGGGCAGTTCAATGacttctttgatttcttttatctGTTTTGTCAAACCGCCAACCATATCGTATGTGGAATCTGGAACTTTTTCCACCATCATCAATGAAACCAAGGGGTCCGCCTTATTCTCAAGGACTTTATGCAACATGTAAGAGTCACTCCTCAAACAAACTCTTTGGGATGCCTTCAAATCCTTCACATTTATATCTTTTGCAACATCCACAATGTATTTTCCCTCAGGCTGCACTTTAACGAGGACTTTTTTGTCAGAAACGATCTTTATGACTTCACCAACATAAGACCCAGGCTCTTGTAG comes from the Saccharomyces kudriavzevii IFO 1802 strain IFO1802 genome assembly, chromosome: 7 genome and includes:
- the RPT6 gene encoding proteasome regulatory particle base subunit RPT6 (similar to Saccharomyces cerevisiae RPT6 (YGL048C); ancestral locus Anc_4.57); the encoded protein is MTAAVTSSNMILETHESGIKPYFEQKIQETELKIRSKTENVRRLEAQRNALNDKVRFIKDELRLLQEPGSYVGEVIKIVSDKKVLVKVQPEGKYIVDVAKDINVKDLKASQRVCLRSDSYMLHKVLENKADPLVSLMMVEKVPDSTYDMVGGLTKQIKEIKEVIELPVKHPELFESLGIAQPKGVILYGPPGTGKTLLARAVAHHTDCKFIRVSGAELVQKYIGEGSRMVRELFVMAREHAPSIIFMDEIDSIGSTRVEGSGGGDSEVQRTMLELLNQLDGFETSKNIKIIMATNRLDILDPALLRPGRIDRKIEFPPPSVAARAEILRIHSRKMNLTRGINLRKVAEKMNGCSGADVKGVCTEAGMYALRERRIHVTQEDFELAVGKVMNKNQETAISVAKLFK